Part of the Halopenitus persicus genome is shown below.
CGCGACGAGCCCGCGGCCGAGCTCCAGCCCGACGTAGCCACAGCCGACGATCGCGACGCGCATCTACGGTCCCCGCGCCTCGAGCGCCGCGGTGATCTCCGCGAGTTGCCCGATCGTCATCCGGGTGCGCCCCTCGAGCGCCTGCTGGAGCTCCTGTCCGGTGAGATCCGAGTCGATCGCTCCCGCGAGCGTGTCGACGTCGACGACCGCGGTCGTCATTCCCATCAGGAGGTGGTCCCGGAGCTCGTAGACGATCGCGTCCGGGTCCCGATCGCCCGCGACCGCGAGGATCGCGGCCGCCTCCTCGATCGAGAGGTCAGCGATGGCGCCCGTCGTCCCCGTTGTGACCATCTCGATCCGGCCGTCCCCGAGATCCGTCTCGGCGCCGATCGCCTCGACGCCCGCAGCGTCGACGGACTCCCGCAGGAGTCGCCGGTAGGCGTCGAGCACCGCCTCAGCGTCGGCGTCCTCCGCCGGCGTGACTTCGTGAAGCATACCGATGATCGGCCGTCGTCGCGGAAAACGACTGCGGTCGTGGCGCTCCGCGGCTCGCGGCGACCGCCCCCGAATCCGTGGTTTCACTCCGACCCGGAGTCCGCGGTTTCACTCCGACCCGGAGTCCGCCGAACACGTCCGACGTTCGGGGCCTGGACAGGGCCAGCCGGCGGACCGCTCGCTCCACGTCCCGTCGACGTCGCCCACGCCGGGCGGTCCCGGTGGGACCGCGACGACGACCGTCGTTCCCGTCTCGAACCGGACGGGATCGGTGTAGCCGAGCGTGACCTGCTCGCCGTCCACCTCGACCGTCGATCGGCTCGACTGACGGACGTACCTGAACGTCTCGCCGGGCGGCCCCGTGTTCGATCGCAGCTCGAACCGGGGGTAGGTCCCCGCGACGTCGACGTGCCACACGTTCACCGTCGCGTACCAATATCCCGGAACGGGGGCGACCGGGAGGCCGGCACCGACCTGCTTCGGCACCTCCGTCGCCCATTCGTGCTCCTCGTCGAGCCGGTCGACCGCCTCGCCGCTCGCCCGTCGAAGCTCGTCCTCGACGGCTGATTCGATCCGCTTCCGGGCCACGGTTCGGGTGATTTCGCCCGCACGAGCGACCCGTGCCTTCGACACGCTCGTTCGGTCGGAGTCCATCGCCGACCGCAGCGTCGTCCGGATCTCGGCCGCGAGCCGCGCGCGGCTCCCGTCCGTGAGGGTGGTCCGACGTCCGGTCACCGTGACGATCGTCTCGGCGTACCGTCCGTCTCCCATCGCGGTTGCGAGTTCACCCGGGGTGGCGTAGCGGTCGCTCGCCGCCTCGACGATCGCGTTCCGCTCGCTTCCGGGGAGGTCGGTGACCGCTCCGAGCCGACGTTCGACCCGCCGTTCGACCCGGTCGATCGACCCGCTGACGTCCGACTCGAGCACGTCGTGCGAGCGTCGCAGCTCGGCCGCTTGCTCCTCGTTCGGGGTCGCCGATCGACCGTCGCCGGGCGTTCCCGCACCGCCGGACGTTCCCGTACCGTCTCGCATCGCCGTTCCATCGCTCGTCTCCCGGAGCGTTCGCTCGGTCGCCGCGAGCGTTCGCCCCGCTTGCGGGAGCGGAACGCGGTCGCCGGCCGCAAGCACTTGGTCGACGATGCCGCTTGCAGCGTCCCCGTAGGGAACCGTGAAGACGTTCACGTTCCGCGTCACGAGGGACCGGGTCCCGCTCTCCGGCTCGACGGCCGGCGAGGCTGCGTCGATCGTCGTTCGCGGGAGGTACCCCGGCGATCCCGACGGCTGGAACGAGACGGATCCTCCCGGTCCGTCCGCCCCGATCTCGTCGGGTTCCGGGTCGGTTGCCCGTCCCGCCGCGGCGACGTACTCGCCGAGTGACGTCCCGTCCGTCGATCCGCCTCGGCCGCGTTCGTTTGCGGCATCCTCGATCCCATCCTGCACGTCCCGCGTCGTCCGTGCCCGACGTTCCAGCTTCTCGATCGTCGCGTCGACGTAGGCACGCCGAGCCGCCACGCGGGCGCGGTCGGACGCTCCGTCGTACGTCCCTGGCGCGTCGATCAGCTCGCCGCGCTTGGACCGAAGCACCGCAGCCAATTCGCCGTAGGGGTCCGCTTTACCGGCCGCGACCGCGTGCATCTCGACCGTGGTCTCGGTCGCGCGGACCACCTCGTGTATCGCGGCGAGATCATCGCGTATCCATCCCCGGAGACTCGCGGGCTGGTCGCCGTACACGACCGTCCGTCGTCGCAGCTCGGCGTTCGACTCGACCGCCCGCTCGGCGACTGCATCGACGTTCGTGGCGTCGAGTTCACGGCGTGCCGCACCGGGCGCATCACGGAGGTTCGGGCCGTCGATCGCGCCGCCGCGTTCGAACGTCGGCGACGTCGGTCCGTCGGGTGCGCCCGCCGACGGCGCGTACCGTCCCTCCACGGAGACGGTGACGCGGTACCGCTGGCTCCACCGTACCGTCGTCGTTCGACGGCTCGAGCCGTCCGTCCAGTACCGCGTCGTTCGGTGGTCGACCGCGACCCGTCTCGTCGCCGTGTCGAACCCGTCATCGTCGCCGGATCCGCGTGCGTCCGCCGTGCTCGTGGTCCGCTCGCCGACGTACGTCCAGTTCGCTCCCGGTGACTCGCGTGACGGCGGTCGTGCCCGTCCGCCCGTCCGCTCGACGCGGATTCGCCTCGCCGCCTCGACGCGATAGGCAGCCTCGGCGATCGCGTCCGTTCGATCGAGGGTCTCGACGAGCGCCGCGTCCGCCGCCGGACCGGCGGTGACGGTCTGGGTCGCGTTGGCCGCGTCGGACACGTCGGCCGTTTCGGACACGTCGGTCGTTTCGGTCGGATCGGCCGCCGTCGTAGCATCGTCCGGATCGGGAACCGAGGCCTCGAGCACGAACCGGCTCCACTCGCGCTCGTCGAGGCTGGTCGGTTCGAGGAGATCCGTGAGGCCGGTTCGAACGGCCGCGCGTCCGACGCCCGCGCTCGCGTTCGGATCCGCGGCGCCGAACGCCTTCCGTTGTACCGCGGTGATCCCGGCGTTCGTCGAGAGTTCGACGTGCCGGTTCCCGACGACGTTCTGGACCGGCGCGCCGAACCGCTGTGCGTACCCGCGTGCCCAGGCGATCGCGTAGAGCCGGCCGGTCAGCTGGCGGCCCAGTCCCGATCCCTCGATGGCGCCGCGGTTCAGGGCAGCCTCGAACCGTTCGGTCCGTTCGTGGGCGGCCAGCACCGGGACCGCGACGACGACCGTGACGTCACGGGTTCGTTCCCCGACGATCCGGCCGTTGCGTCTGGCGGTGGTCGTCACGTTATGCACGGTCGCCTCCAGCGCCGTGCCGTTCGCGATCGGCGCGATCGTCACGCCGTCTCGGACGTCCGCGAGGGTCGTCGGATCGTCGTTGCCGGGGTCGTACCCGCTCCGACTCGGCGGCGCCGGATCCTCAAACGGGACCGCGGTCGTGGCCCGGACGTCCCCCTCACGGGTCGTGACCGTTTCGGCGGACGATTCGACCGCGAGCCCGATCCGGATCCGAAGCGCGTCCTCGAAGGCGGACCCGTTCCGGATCACGGTTTCGGCGAGCTCCGGCGCGGGTCGCGTCACCGGTCGGGCGGCCGCCGCCCGCGCTGCGTCGGCGGTCGCGCTCCGGATCGCGGGCGTCAGATCGGCGCTCGCGCGATCCATCGCCCGTTCGACCGACCGATCGACTGTCACGCCCGTCGTTGCGAGCCCGCTCGCGTACGCCGTGCTCGAGACGAGCAACAGGACGCCGACGAGCGCGAACGGGACGCGCCCGCGCCGGTCGTCCGCGATCGACAGTGCCGGTCGGTCAGACGGCCGCACGGTCCCACCTCCGAACCACGATTCGGACCGTCGTCTCGCCCCGATCGATCGGCACGTCGACGACCGCGGTCCACACGCGGGCGGTCGACGAGGGCGATCCGCCGACCGTCATCGTGGTTCGACGCCTCTCGCCGTCGGCGTCCGACGTTTCGTCCCTCGATGGAACGCGAACTGCGACGCCGGTTCGTGGGTCGAGCCGCTCGCCGACGACGTTCGAAACGGCGCGTTGATACGTTCGTTCCGAGCGGGTCGCGTCCTCCGCGACGAGCGCCGCGAGCGCGAGGTGTTCGGACAGGGTTGCGTGGTGGCGTCGGTGATCGGCGTTGCCGTGGGTCTCGTAGGAAACGGTCGCCGTCTCGGTCGCGATCCGATCGGCGAGGTCATCGGTATGGGTTTCCGGACCGGTGTCGGTCGGCGCGATCCCCACGACGGTCCCGACGCTCGCGGAGACACACAGAAGGAACAGTCCGACGTCGAGAACGGTGCTCGTCATCGACCCACGACCACCCGAAGCTCCCCACGCACCTGCTCACCCGGCACGATCCGGACGCTGACCGACTGCCTCGCCACGGTCGTCCCCGCCGGAATCGGTCGGATCGCGCTCCGCTCGCCGGCCACCCACCGCCGATCGGCGGTGACGATCGCGACGCCGATCCGTTGCCGATCGATTCCGACGTCGCCCGGAACGCTCAGCCGGCCCGGGTGCGCGACGCCGGCAACGACGACCCGGTCCTCGACGCGCTCGAGGACGAGTCCGGCCGTTTCACGCGACTGCGTTCCCGGATCGGCATCCGCGATCGCGCCGGCGTACAGCGCGAACCCGATCCCCACCGCGAGCAGGGCGACGAGCGCGGCGACCGGCTCCGTCTGTCCTCGATCGTGGGTCGCGTCGGTTCGGATCCGGACGCGGTTCGTCTTCGCTCGCTCTCGAGCCGCAGCCGAGTCGCGACCGCGGCAGTCAGCCGACGAGCGTGACACGAGTCCCCTCCCAGCGTATCGATCGAATTCGGAGCCGATTCGGCGCCCGTTCCCACCGCGGATTCCGTCGGTATCGACCACGG
Proteins encoded:
- a CDS encoding DUF5791 family protein, coding for MLHEVTPAEDADAEAVLDAYRRLLRESVDAAGVEAIGAETDLGDGRIEMVTTGTTGAIADLSIEEAAAILAVAGDRDPDAIVYELRDHLLMGMTTAVVDVDTLAGAIDSDLTGQELQQALEGRTRMTIGQLAEITAALEARGP
- a CDS encoding DUF7285 family protein, which translates into the protein MSRSSADCRGRDSAAARERAKTNRVRIRTDATHDRGQTEPVAALVALLAVGIGFALYAGAIADADPGTQSRETAGLVLERVEDRVVVAGVAHPGRLSVPGDVGIDRQRIGVAIVTADRRWVAGERSAIRPIPAGTTVARQSVSVRIVPGEQVRGELRVVVGR
- a CDS encoding DUF7286 family protein, with amino-acid sequence MRPSDRPALSIADDRRGRVPFALVGVLLLVSSTAYASGLATTGVTVDRSVERAMDRASADLTPAIRSATADAARAAAARPVTRPAPELAETVIRNGSAFEDALRIRIGLAVESSAETVTTREGDVRATTAVPFEDPAPPSRSGYDPGNDDPTTLADVRDGVTIAPIANGTALEATVHNVTTTARRNGRIVGERTRDVTVVVAVPVLAAHERTERFEAALNRGAIEGSGLGRQLTGRLYAIAWARGYAQRFGAPVQNVVGNRHVELSTNAGITAVQRKAFGAADPNASAGVGRAAVRTGLTDLLEPTSLDEREWSRFVLEASVPDPDDATTAADPTETTDVSETADVSDAANATQTVTAGPAADAALVETLDRTDAIAEAAYRVEAARRIRVERTGGRARPPSRESPGANWTYVGERTTSTADARGSGDDDGFDTATRRVAVDHRTTRYWTDGSSRRTTTVRWSQRYRVTVSVEGRYAPSAGAPDGPTSPTFERGGAIDGPNLRDAPGAARRELDATNVDAVAERAVESNAELRRRTVVYGDQPASLRGWIRDDLAAIHEVVRATETTVEMHAVAAGKADPYGELAAVLRSKRGELIDAPGTYDGASDRARVAARRAYVDATIEKLERRARTTRDVQDGIEDAANERGRGGSTDGTSLGEYVAAAGRATDPEPDEIGADGPGGSVSFQPSGSPGYLPRTTIDAASPAVEPESGTRSLVTRNVNVFTVPYGDAASGIVDQVLAAGDRVPLPQAGRTLAATERTLRETSDGTAMRDGTGTSGGAGTPGDGRSATPNEEQAAELRRSHDVLESDVSGSIDRVERRVERRLGAVTDLPGSERNAIVEAASDRYATPGELATAMGDGRYAETIVTVTGRRTTLTDGSRARLAAEIRTTLRSAMDSDRTSVSKARVARAGEITRTVARKRIESAVEDELRRASGEAVDRLDEEHEWATEVPKQVGAGLPVAPVPGYWYATVNVWHVDVAGTYPRFELRSNTGPPGETFRYVRQSSRSTVEVDGEQVTLGYTDPVRFETGTTVVVAVPPGPPGVGDVDGTWSERSAGWPCPGPERRTCSADSGSE
- a CDS encoding DUF7284 family protein, with the protein product MTSTVLDVGLFLLCVSASVGTVVGIAPTDTGPETHTDDLADRIATETATVSYETHGNADHRRHHATLSEHLALAALVAEDATRSERTYQRAVSNVVGERLDPRTGVAVRVPSRDETSDADGERRRTTMTVGGSPSSTARVWTAVVDVPIDRGETTVRIVVRRWDRAAV